Proteins found in one Arthrobacter sp. U41 genomic segment:
- a CDS encoding AAA family ATPase yields the protein MSIEIDPWGGFPAINTEVPTTLEGYQAEVLAGKTYITAEMFAAVGYTVEYIETGSWLGDQLKAAELAEHGLPCYLKLDDAWEYSLKTPQELEAAIAELSTENLESAAKEQYWNKFPNRLKGVDEMLKTPEIEWLVQDKVHSTGLFQLYGASYAGKTLITIDLVMSWCAGLDNWQGYHLNNGGEPQEALYIAAEGGAAVSVHVDAWIKYHRVDKARLAGLKFLDGGDGDHVFLSVGKKAEAVPENDSWDRLFKEVVEAGINPSLVVFDTQIDIAPGVDENSNTDMVGILREIKRKADSAGFMAMVIHHTGHDGSRERGASGMKGKCDAQARLEVIGKDTGQAKLTWTKVKGRECPKDIISYHIQGSRLLPDLDSEGAVCVPISNLDASKTYTTSEHQLAKQMTNALSIKGKLSAVKLSEEIGVGRNTVKFKEMIDALLTSKQITITGKGPTLAYELAPNFHDDTLS from the coding sequence ATGAGCATTGAAATCGATCCATGGGGCGGGTTCCCCGCTATCAACACAGAAGTTCCAACCACACTAGAGGGCTACCAAGCCGAAGTACTGGCAGGTAAGACCTACATCACCGCCGAAATGTTCGCAGCAGTGGGCTACACGGTCGAGTACATCGAAACCGGCTCATGGCTGGGAGACCAACTGAAAGCCGCAGAGCTAGCCGAGCATGGCCTTCCCTGCTACCTCAAGCTAGACGATGCATGGGAGTACTCCCTTAAGACTCCTCAGGAGCTAGAGGCAGCAATAGCCGAGCTATCCACAGAGAACCTAGAGTCAGCAGCCAAAGAGCAGTACTGGAATAAATTCCCTAACCGCCTCAAGGGTGTTGACGAAATGCTCAAGACCCCTGAAATCGAATGGTTGGTTCAGGACAAGGTTCACAGCACCGGACTCTTCCAGCTTTATGGCGCTTCCTACGCCGGTAAGACCCTGATCACCATTGACCTTGTAATGAGCTGGTGCGCTGGTCTGGACAACTGGCAGGGCTACCACCTGAACAACGGTGGGGAGCCTCAGGAGGCCCTGTACATAGCCGCTGAAGGCGGAGCTGCTGTATCCGTACACGTTGACGCTTGGATCAAGTACCACCGTGTGGACAAGGCGCGTCTTGCAGGCCTGAAGTTCCTCGATGGTGGAGACGGTGACCACGTGTTCCTGTCTGTCGGCAAGAAGGCCGAAGCTGTCCCTGAAAATGATTCATGGGACCGCCTCTTCAAAGAGGTAGTTGAAGCGGGTATCAACCCATCCCTAGTGGTATTCGATACACAGATTGATATTGCTCCCGGTGTCGATGAGAACTCCAATACCGACATGGTTGGGATTCTCCGAGAAATCAAACGTAAGGCTGACTCTGCCGGATTCATGGCTATGGTCATTCACCACACCGGACACGATGGATCAAGAGAGCGTGGCGCTTCCGGCATGAAGGGCAAGTGTGACGCTCAGGCAAGGCTAGAGGTTATCGGTAAAGACACCGGACAGGCCAAACTCACTTGGACAAAGGTAAAGGGCCGTGAATGCCCAAAGGACATTATCAGCTACCACATTCAGGGAAGTAGGCTATTGCCCGACCTTGATTCGGAAGGTGCTGTATGTGTCCCAATTTCCAACCTTGATGCAAGCAAGACTTACACAACCTCCGAACACCAGCTAGCAAAGCAGATGACTAATGCTCTAAGCATCAAGGGCAAGCTATCCGCAGTAAAGCTTTCGGAGGAAATCGGTGTAGGCCGTAATACCGTGAAGTTCAAAGAAATGATTGATGCGCTCCTGACAAGCAAGCAGATCACCATAACCGGTAAAGGCCCAACATTGGCTTATGAGCTTGCTCCGAACTTCCACGATGACACTTTGTCCTGA